Proteins encoded by one window of Culicoides brevitarsis isolate CSIRO-B50_1 chromosome 2, AGI_CSIRO_Cbre_v1, whole genome shotgun sequence:
- the LOC134830572 gene encoding acetyl-CoA carboxylase isoform X2, whose product MDKCGNSIASNSNTDSPHANSVTTPVASSTPNCTVTNKEPDLSSLANELKRVSFSSNLTSYQTMEGEGAESTRPSFLVGEENGSPEAMDSLEATDDFPPIENGKMSSYEAKLLEKRRRLRPSMSHGTGLGLDRHQERDFILSTTEEFVKRFGGTRVINKVLIANNGIAAVKCMRSIRRWSYEMFKNERAVRFVVMVTPEDLKANAEYIKMADHYVPVPGGSNNNNYANVELIIDIALRTQVQAVWAGWGHASENPKLPELLHKQNLVFLGPPERAMWALGDKVASSIVAQTADIPTLPWSGQELKAQYTGKKIKISNELFSRGCVQSAEQGLAAAEKIGYPVMIKASEGGGGKGIRRVDGADEFPALFRQVQAEVPGSPIFVMKLAKGARHLEVQLLADMYGNAISLFGRDCSIQRRHQKIIEEAPAIVASPDVFEDMEKAAVRLAKMVGYVSAGTVEYLYDGNEGKYYFLELNPRLQVEHPCTEMVADVNLPACQLQIGMGVPLYRIKDIRLLYGESPWGGTMIDFDNPSQKPRPWGHVIAARITSENPDEGFKPSSGTVQELNFRSSKNVWGYFSVAASGGLHEFADSQFGHCFSWGENRQQARENLVIALKELSIRGDFRTTVEYLITLLETNSFLDNTIDTAWLDALIAERVQSEKPDILLGVVCGSLLIADRQINEAFSSFQTSLEKGQIQAANTLTNVIEVELISDALKYKVQAAKSGPNTYFLVMNGDFKEVEVHRLSDGGMLLSLEGNSYTTYLKEEVDRYRIVIGNQTCVFEKENDPSILRSPSAGKLINLLVEDGAHVNKGQPYAEIEVMKMVMTLTSQENGTVNFVKRPGAVLDAGSLLGHLELDDPSLVTKAQPYKGTWGTIENTAIPEKLNRIHHSYKTILENTLAGYCLPDPYNAPRLREVIEKFMQILRDPSLPLLELQEVMASIYGRIPTIVEKKIRKLMMLYERNITSVLAQFPSQQIASVIDSHAATLQKRADRDVFFLTTQGIVQLVQRYRNGIRGRMKAAVHELLRQYYAVESQFQHGHYDKCVQAIRDKHKDDMAAVVATIFSHSQVAKKNLLVTLLVDHLWSNEPGLTEELAATLSELTSLNRAEHSRVALRARQVLIAAHQPAYELRHNQMESIFLSAVDMYGHDFHPENLQRLILSETSIFDILHDFFYHTNRAVCNAALEVYVRRAYTSYDITCLQHLELSGEVPLVHFQFLLPTSHPNRIRINADNTVELDLEGSFMRTGCMAAFDSFDHFKQYADEILDLLEDFVTPAVVSKNILDAVDAATGDSLSDGRHSTSINVSISENYGRAEAIIQSTEPIHILSIAVRDTGDLDDIQMANLFGSFCTLHRDELLTRRVRRITFAALKKRQFPKFFTYRARDLFTEDRIYRHLEPACAFQLELNRMRTYELEALPTANQKMHLYLGRAKVSKGQEVSDFRFFIRSIIRHSDLITKEASFEYLQNEGERVLLEAMDELEVAFSHPHAKRTDCNHIFLNFVPTVIMDPAKIEESVTKMIMRYGPRLWKLRVLQAELKMIIRQTPQSPTQAVRLCIANDSGYYLDIAMYTEYTDKETGTIKFQAYGSRQGPLHGLAISTPYVTKDYLQQKRFQAQSNGTTYVYDIPDMFRQMTERHWREFSKARPTEDIRMPEKVLIECVELVLDGDGLQEVQRLGGENDCGMVAWRMVLATPEFPDGRELILISNDLTYVIGSFGPKEDLLFNRASELARARRVPRIYLSCNSGARIGLAEEVKALFRVAWEDQDEPEKGFKYIYLTTDDYSKIANKNSVRAILIEDEGEPRYKITDIIGLQDGLGVENLRYAGMIAGETSRAYEDIVTISMVTCRTIGIGSYLVRLGQRVIQIENSHIILTGYAALNKLLGRKVYASNNQLGGVQIMYNNGVTHKTDAQDLDGVYTILHWLSYIPDARGGKLPIVSMSDTINRPVGFMPTKAPYDPRWMLAGRVNPTNPTEWESGFFDRGSWSEIMEPWAQTVVTGRARLGGVPVGVIAVETRTVEVTIPADPANLDSESKTVQQAGQVWYPDSSYKTAQAIKDFGREELPLLIFANWRGFSGGQKDMYEQIVKFGAYIVDALVQYKQPVFVYLPPNAELRGGAWAVLDSLINPEYMESYADPESRAGVLEPEGIVEVKFREKDITKTIHRIDPVVLKLKEELAKANGDKETLTNTENKIKERTSLLLHAYHTVAIHFADLHDTPERMLEKDCIKEIVSWRTSRSFFYWRLRRLLLERTFVQQIQTAQPEFSVGQAKNMLRRWFVEDLGATEAYLWDKNEEIVSWLEKQTKPDSVVLKNIAAVKKDAIISQIQKSLEECPEIALDAVVGLCQTLSPTSRGEVVRTLAQLALQEEQEANNSG is encoded by the exons ATGGATAAAT gCGGCAATTCTATTGCATCTAACTCAAATACAGACTCTCCTCACGCGAATTCTGTGACAACTCCCGTGGCTTCGTCGACACCAAATTGTACAGTAACAAATAAAGAACCCGATTTATCGTCTCTTGCGAACGAACTAAAGCGCGTTTCCTTCTCCTCGAACTTGACATCCTATCAAACTATGGAAGGCGAGGGCGCTGAATCGACAAGACCCAGTTTTCTTGTTGGCGAAGAAAATGGCTCGCCTGAGGCAATGGACTCGCTTGAAGCAACTGATGACTTTCCGCCGATAGAAAATGGGAAAATGTCGTCGTACGAGGCAAAGTTGTTGGAAAAAAGACGTCGGTTGag gCCAAGTATGTCCCATGGCACGGGATTGGGCTTAGATCGACATCAAGAACGAGATTTCATCCTTTCGACGACGGAAGAGTTTGTGAAACGTTTTGGCGGAACACGCGTGATTAATAAAGTTCTCATCGCTAACAATGGCATCGCCGCTGTCAAGTGTATGCGTTCGATTCGTCGATGGTCTTACGAAATGTTCAAGAATGAACGTGCTGTGCGTTTCGTCGTTATGGTTACGCCGGAAGATTTGAAAGCGAATGCCGAATACATCAAGATGGCGGATCATTATGTGCCTGTTCCGGGCGGATCGAATAACAACAATTACGCGAATGTCGAATTGATTATCGATATTGCGTTGCGAACGCAAGTTCAAGCTGTTTGGGCTGGATGGGGACATGCTTCGGAAAATCCCAAATTGCCTGAGTTGTTGCACAAGCAGAATTTGGTGTTTTTGGGACCTCCTGAACGTGCAATGTGGGCTTTGGGAGATAAAGTTGCGTCGTCAATTGTCGCACAAACAGCTGATATTCCAACGTTGCCATGGAGCGGACAAGAATTGAAAGCACAATACACgggaaaaaagatcaaaatttcaaatgaacttttttcacGTGGATGTGTTCAATCCGCAGAACAAGGTTTGGCTGCTGCCGAGAAAATTGGATATCCTGTGATGATTAAAGCTTCTGAGGGAGGCGGCGGAAAAGGTATTCGTCGTGTTGATGGCGCCGACGAATTTCCCGCATTATTCAGACAAGTTCAAGCAGAAGTACCCGGATCTCCGATTTTTGTCATGAAACTTGCCAAAGGAGCGCGTCATTTGGAAGTTCAGCTACTTGCTGATATGTATGGAAATGCCATCAGTTTATTTGGGCGTGATTGTTCCATTCAACGTCGTCATCAAAAGATTATCGAAGAAGCTCCTGCCATCGTCGCATCGCCTGATGTCTTTGAAGATATGGAAAAAGCTGCTGTTCGTTTGGCAAAAATGGTTGGATATGTTTCCGCAGGTACAGTTGAGTACCTTTACGATGGAAACgaaggaaaatattatttcctcGAGTTGAATCCAAGATTGCAAGTTGAACATCCATGCACGGAAATGGTTGCTGATGTTAATTTACCCGCTTGCCAATTGCAAATCGGTATGGGAGTCCCGTTATATCGCATCAAGGATATTCGTTTGTTGTATGGCGAATCGCCATGGGGCGGCACAATGATCGATTTCGATAATCCAAGTCAAAAACCTCGACCATGGGGACATGTAATTGCTGCTCGTATTACTTCTGAGAATCCAGATGAAGGATTTAAACCAAGTTCGGGTACTGTGCAAGAGTTGAACTTCCGTTCAAGCAAAAATGTATGGGGATACTTTAGTGTAGCAGCAAGCGGAGGACTTCACGAATTCGCAGATTCACAATTCGGGCATTGTTTCTCATGGGGTGAAAATCGACAACAAGCCAGAGA aaatttggTTATTGCATTGAAAGAACTTTCCATTCGAGGAGATTTCCGTACAACTGTTGAATATTTGATCACGTTGCTTGAAACCAACAGTTTTCTCGATAACACAATTGACACGGCGTGGTTAGATGCGTTGATCGCTGAACGAGTTCAATCAGAAAAACCCGACATTTTGTTAGGAGTCGTTTGTGGTTCATTATTAATTGCTGATCGACAAATCAACGAAGCATTTTCAAGCTTTCAAACATCATTGGAGaa ggGTCAAATTCAAGCTGCAAATACTTTAACAAACGTCATCGAAGTTGAATTGATTTCTGATGCTCTCAAATACAAAGTTCAAGCAGCAAAAAGTGGTCCAAACACATATTTCCTCGTCATGAATGGCGATTTCAAGGAAGTCGAAGTTCATCGATTGTCCGATGGGGGAATGTTACTTTCGTTAGAAGGCAATTCCTACACGACTTATTTGAAGGAAGAAGTTGATCGTTATCGTATTGTTATCGGTAACCAAACATGCGTGTTCGAAAAGGAAAATGATCCATCAATTTTGAGATCGCCATCCGCgggaaaattgatcaatttgtTGGTCGAAGATGGAGCGCATGTCAACAAGGGACAACCTTATGCTGAAATTGAAGTTATGAAGATGGTTATGACTCTCACATCGCAAGAAAATGGCACGGTAAACTTTGTAAAGAGACCCGGAGCAGTTTTAGATGCTGGATCGTTGTTGGGACATTTAGAGCTTGATGATCCTTCGTTAGTTACGAAAGCTCAACCATACAAAGGAACATGGGGTACAATTGAAAATACCGCCATTCCCGAAAAACTCAACAGAATTCATCATTCGTACAAGACAATCTTGGAAAATACACTCGCGGGATATTGTTTGCCTGATCCTTACAACGCCCCACGTTTGCGTGAAgttatcgaaaaattcatgcaaattttGCGAGATCCTTCACTGCCATTACTCGAGTTGCAAGAAGTTATGGCTTCGATTTATGGTCGTATCCCAACAATTGTCGAGAAGAAAATTCGCAAACTCATGATGTTGTACGAGCGAAATATCACGTCTGTTCTTGCGCAATTCCCTTCGCAGCAAATCGCAAGTGTGATAGATAGTCATGCGGCGACGCTCCAAAAACGCGCGGATCGTGATGTTTTCTTCCTCACAACTCAGGGCATCGTTCAACTTGTTCAACGTTATCGAAATGGCATTCGAGGAAGAATGAAGGCTGCTGTTCACGAGTTACTCCGACAATATTACGCCGTCGAGTCTCAATTCCAACATGGGCATTACGATAAATGTGTGCAAGCGATTCGGGATAAACATAAGGACGATATGGCAGCTGTTGTTGCTACAATTTTCTCTCACAGTCAAGttgcgaagaaaaatttgcttGTTACGTTGTTAGTTGATCACTTATGGAGTAACGAACCTGGATTGACGGAAGAATTGGCAGCAACTTTGAGCGAATTGACGTCTTTGAATCGTGCGGAACACTCAAGAGTTGCTTTGAGGGCGAGACAAGTCTTAATTGCGGCTCATCAACCTGCCTACGAGTTGCGTCACAATCAAATGGaatcaattttcttatcaGCTGTTGATATGTACGGGCATGATTTCCATCCGGAGAACTTGCAACGATTGATTTTGTCGGAAACGAGTATTTTCGATATCTTACATGACTTTTTCTATCACACAAATCGCGCTGTGTGCAATGCCGCTTTGGAAGTTTACGTTCGTCGTGCCTATACTTCGTACGATATCACTTGCCTTCAACATTTGGAGCTTTCCGGCGAAGTGCCCTTGGttcatttccaatttttactGCCGACATCACATCCGAATCGAATTCGCATCAATGCTGATAACACAGTTGAACTCGATCTCGAAGGAAGTTTCATGCGAACAGGATGCATGGCTGCTTTTGACTCTTTCGATCATTTCAAACAATATGCTGATGAAATTCTCGACTTGCTCGAAGATTTCGTGACGCCAGCTGTCGTTTCGAAGAACATTTTAGACGCTGTCGATGCAGCTACGGGAGATTCGTTATCCGATGGGCGTCACAGTACCTCCATTAACGTCTCAATTTCCGAAAATTATGGACGAGCTGAAGCAATTATCCAATCAACGGAGCCAATTCACATCTTGAGCATCGCTGTTCGTGATACCGGAGACTTGGATGACATTCAAATGGCAAATCTCTTTGGTAGTTTCTGTACTTTGCATCGTGATGAGCTTCTGACACGTCGTGTGCGACGAATTACTTTTGCTGCTCTCAAAAAACGACAATTCCCGAAATTCTTTACGTATCGTGCGCGTGATTTGTTCACCGAAGATCGCATTTATCGTCATCTCGAGCCAGCATGTGCATTCCAATTAGAGCTAAATCGCATGAGAACGTACGAATTAGAGGCGTTGCCGACGGCAAATCAGAAAATGCATTTGTATTTGGGACGAGCAAAAGTCTCCAAAGGTCAAGAAGTGTCggatttcagatttttcattCGTTCGATCATTCGACACAGTGATTTGATCACGAAAGAGGCCTCTTTTGAGTACTTGCAAAATGAAGGAGAACGCGTTTTGTTGGAGGCGATGGACGAATTGGAAGTTGCTTTCTCACATCCGCATGCAAAACGAACGGATTGCAATCACATCTTCTTGAATTTCGTTCCAACTGTCATTATGGATCCCGCGAAAATCGAAGAATCAGTTACGAAGATGATCATGCGTTATGGGCCTCGTTTGTGGAAATTGCGTGTCTTGCAAGCagaattaaaaatgatcattAGACAAACGCCGCAATCGCCGACACAAGCTGTTAGATTGTGCATTGCCAATGATTCGGGATACTATCTCGATATTGCCATGTATACAGAATATACGGACAAAGAAACAGGAAcg ATTAAATTCCAAGCTTATGGAAGTCGTCAAGGTCCCTTGCATGGATTGGCAATTTCAACGCCTTACGTGACGAAGGATTATTTGCAACAAAAACGTTTCCAAGCCCAATCAAATGGAACAACGTACGTTTATGACATTCCCGATATGTTCCGTCAAATGACTGAACGACATTGGCGTGAATTCTCCAAAGCTCGTCCCACGGAAGACATTCGAATGCCGGAAAAGGTTCTCATTGAATGCGTTGAACTCGTACTTGATGGCGACGGTTTGCAAGAAGTTCAACGTTTGGGCGGCGAAAACGATTGCGGAATGGTTGCTTGGCGCATGGTTTTAGCAACTCCCGAATTTCCCGATGGCAGAGAATTGATTTTGATTTCGAACGATTTGACGTACGTCATTGGATCGTTTGGACCGAAAGAGGATTTGTTGTTTAATCGTGCTTCGGAATTAGCTCGTGCACGTAGAGTTCCGCGAATTTATCTCAGTTGCAATAGCGGAGCTCGTATTGGATTGGCAGAAGAAGTAAAAGCTTTGTTCCGTGTTGCGTGGGAAGATCAAGATGAGCCTGAAAAGGGCTTCAAATACATCTACTTGACGACAGACGATTACAGCAAAATTGCGAACAAGAACTCTGTACGTGCCATATTGATCGAAGATGAGGGAGAGCCTCGTTACAAGATTACCGACATCATTGGCTTGCAAGATGGATTGGGCGTTGAGAATTTGCGATATGCTGGCATGATTGCGGGCGAAACGTCGCGCGCTTACGAAGATATTGTCACAATTTCGATGGTAACGTGTCGTACAATCGGTATTGGATCGTATCTCGTGCGTTTGGGACAACGTGTTATTCAAATCGAAAACTCGCACATTATTTTGACGGGATATGCTGCGTTGAATAAGCTACTTGGGCGTAAGGTTTACGCGTCAAACAATCAACTTGGCGGCGTGCAAATCATGTACAATAACGGCGTCACGCACAAAACGGATGCTCAAGATCTTGACGGTGTCTACACAATTCTTCATTGGCTCTCTTACATTCCCGATGCACGAGGCGGCAAATTGCCCATTGTCTCGATGAGTGACACAATTAATCGTCCCGTCGGTTTCATGCCTACCAAAGCGCCGTACGATCCGCGTTGGATGCTCGCAGGTCGTGTCAATCCAACAAATCCCACGGAATGGGAAAGCGGATTCTTCGATCGCGGATCATGGAGCGAAATTATGGAGCCATGGGCACAAACTGTCGTTACGGGACGTGCGAGATTAGGCGGCGTACCTGTTGGCGTAATTGCTGTCGAAACGAGAACTGTTGAAGTAACGATACCCGCAGATCCCGCCAATTTGGATTCTGAATCGAAGACGGTACAACAAGCTGGACAAGTTTGGTATCCTGATTCGTCGTACAAAACAGCACAAGCCATCAAGGATTTCGGGCGTGAAGAGTTACCATTGTTGATTTTCGCCAATTGGAGAGGATTTTCAGGAGgacaaaaag ATATGTACGaacaaattgtgaaatttggtGCTTACATCGTCGATGCTCTTGTGCAATACAAACAACCTGTTTTCGTTTATCTCCCTCCAAATGCTGAACTTCGCGGAGGCGCATGGGCTGTTTTAGATTCGCTCATCAATCCTGAATACATGGAGTCATATGCTGATCCCGAGTCACGAGCAGGCGTTTTGGAGCCCGAAGGCATTGTTGAAGTCAAATTCAGGGAGAAAGATATCACAAAAACTATTCACCGAATCGATCCTGTtgtattaaaa ctcAAAGAAGAACTTGCAAAAGCAAACGGTGACAAAGAAACGCTCACAAACACGGAGAATAAAATCAAGGAACGCACAAGTCTCTTATTGCATGCATATCACACCGTGGCAATTCACTTTGCCGACTTACATGACACTCCTGAACGAATGCTCGAGAAAGATTGCATCAAAGAAATCGTTTCATGGCGCACTTCCCGGTCATTCTTCTATTGGAGATTACGTAGACTGTTGTTGGAACGGACGTTTGTGCAACAAATTCAAACAGCGCAACCCGAATTCAGCGTTGGACAAGCCAAAAATATGCTCAGAAGATGGTTCGTGGAAGATTTGGGAGCAACAGAA GCATACCTTTgggataaaaatgaagaaattgttAGTTGGTTGGAAAAACAAACGAAACCAGATTCCGTCGTACTGAAAAATATTGCAGCTGTGAAAAAGGACGCCATTATctcacaaattcaaaaatcattagaA GAATGTCCTGAAATCGCACTCGATGCTGTTGTTGGACTTTGTCAAACGCTTTCACCAACAAGTCGAGGCGAAGTTGTTCGAACATTGGCTCAACTTGCGTTACAAGAAGAACAAGAAGCAAATAACTCAGGATGA